A single genomic interval of candidate division WOR-3 bacterium harbors:
- a CDS encoding FAD/NAD(P)-binding protein, translating to MNNPYIPMPTRIERITTENEARDIKTFDLSFVNNEDRDSFLFLPGQFAELSLLGFGECPIGIASSPTEVGHLLFTVKRTGFVTKHLHRAEVGDTIGIRGPFGNSYPLDLMEGKNVLIIGGGFAFTTLRATAMYMLEGSNRARFKELTIVYGARSPGELIYKQELWDWEKSTDLNMFITVDKGDETWKRREGFVPTVLEEIAPSSQDTVALVCGPPVMIKFTLPVLQKLGFPPDRIFLSLEMRMKCGIGKCGRCNIGHKYVCVDGPVFSCAHLGELPQEY from the coding sequence ATGAACAACCCCTATATTCCAATGCCGACGAGAATCGAAAGAATCACAACTGAAAATGAAGCACGTGATATAAAGACATTCGACCTCTCTTTCGTCAATAACGAAGACAGAGATAGTTTCTTGTTTCTTCCCGGACAGTTTGCAGAACTATCGTTGCTCGGTTTTGGAGAATGCCCTATTGGTATTGCTTCTTCTCCCACTGAGGTCGGTCATCTATTGTTTACCGTGAAGAGAACTGGTTTTGTGACCAAACACTTGCATCGCGCAGAGGTGGGTGATACCATAGGAATTCGAGGTCCCTTCGGGAATAGTTATCCACTGGATCTGATGGAAGGCAAAAACGTGCTGATTATCGGAGGTGGATTCGCATTTACAACTCTTCGCGCTACCGCAATGTATATGCTTGAAGGCAGCAATCGCGCTCGGTTCAAGGAGTTGACGATTGTCTATGGCGCACGTAGTCCCGGCGAATTGATTTACAAACAAGAACTATGGGATTGGGAGAAATCGACTGACTTGAATATGTTCATTACGGTAGATAAAGGCGATGAAACATGGAAAAGACGCGAGGGCTTTGTACCGACCGTCCTCGAGGAGATAGCACCTAGTTCTCAGGATACGGTTGCTTTGGTATGTGGTCCACCCGTCATGATAAAATTCACGCTGCCAGTTCTTCAGAAACTGGGGTTCCCTCCGGACCGCATCTTTCTGTCTCTTGAAATGCGCATGAAATGCGGCATCGGTAAATGTGGTCGCTGCAATATAGGGCACAAGTATGTGTGCGTGGATGGTCCGGTCTTCTCTTGTGCGCATCTGGGCGAATTACCGCAGGAATATTGA
- a CDS encoding DMT family transporter, with product MTTSIMAALLAMVLIGAGDTINKRARQLAVPIGSYLIVQGLSFTIIVLMLAILSGGIKWQRSDVIYSLLSAIFGFAGFTLMLHSLTHGYASVNYAIFRSSFVISTAAAILLMHEGLSSNKIVGIALTCLAIFIFFYEPKRLIAKNKPLLIAILAMIVAAGFQIILKLSTRVFSSPLSFILLMNLFFGAFVILYNIVYGNFKFPKATFFIAPLNGILMALATFFYVTALQKGELSTAVPIIQLSFVFTAILSAVFLKENIGALRAVGIICAAIAIISLALL from the coding sequence ATGACTACTTCTATAATGGCAGCACTACTGGCGATGGTACTGATCGGAGCAGGTGATACGATCAACAAGCGAGCGCGGCAACTCGCTGTACCCATTGGTTCGTATTTAATCGTACAAGGTTTATCTTTTACAATCATCGTTTTGATGCTCGCGATTCTATCTGGCGGTATCAAATGGCAAAGGTCAGATGTTATTTATAGCCTGCTCAGCGCCATTTTTGGCTTTGCCGGCTTCACCCTAATGCTGCATAGCCTAACTCATGGTTACGCAAGTGTGAATTATGCCATATTCCGCTCGAGCTTTGTCATATCCACAGCCGCAGCAATATTATTGATGCATGAAGGATTATCATCAAACAAGATCGTTGGGATCGCACTTACGTGTCTGGCTATATTCATATTCTTTTACGAACCCAAACGACTCATCGCGAAAAACAAACCACTTCTCATCGCGATACTCGCAATGATAGTAGCAGCAGGTTTTCAGATCATACTGAAATTATCGACACGGGTCTTCAGTTCACCCCTCTCTTTCATCCTACTGATGAATCTCTTCTTTGGAGCCTTCGTTATTTTGTATAACATCGTGTACGGGAATTTCAAGTTTCCAAAAGCGACCTTCTTTATCGCTCCACTCAACGGTATCTTGATGGCGCTTGCGACTTTTTTCTATGTCACAGCTTTACAGAAAGGAGAACTTAGCACTGCAGTACCAATAATCCAACTGAGCTTCGTCTTCACCGCTATCCTATCCGCGGTGTTCTTGAAAGAAAATATTGGCGCACTCAGAGCAGTGGGCATCATTTGCGCGGCAATCGCAATTATAAGCCTGGCATTGTTATGA
- a CDS encoding T9SS type A sorting domain-containing protein translates to MRRVIFVVAALVGTCFAVSLWTEEDFINADSIPRESPVLQSAVHLTRGEWQRWSYIHELCQTAAFVASMQVSDPLDPEFGGIIEGEDALTVIETDNTQQAIWVWCRYYEITGDTTYFENIRRAWIYVMNFPAYLEGSGESIFYGVWNCGLGLFAESMYRNTLGDTTYRVYADTCVGFMLANPLDFTGVSTYYQRLHPKVQSLVAGMLYQYGKEMNNQVWKDTAVAYGTRVRQWIESNPDTNINDEVWAMSGGTAVWGMCRSIFDADTSYGISWLSTYLPYMKYFQPTGTWNNSWNIWYGNAYNHAARITQNLTYVDYHHALTDSLLVQDYDDDGGVPPTRGWTQYQDHTWVSNYMVFMGFEGLMDSIRNIDAGVNGIYATGQEPYFLSDDTVTLSMRIANYGFQPLQNAYFALVGAHAGDTIIDLEIGVEDSIAVAGVWVPGDTGYFAFNAYSSYPNDGRVENDTFHASIYINPLRQLSGNISDTLNGNGVSARLYFQFVDAAGAEYFDSTLSDSVTGHFSVYLIDSLYRVIVQTRIPYPELLVENVYVTPESISVVDIGTSPADLLIVNRDNEERYAEYYTVCLDTLNTTYKIWAPASQGIFPISRIDEFNTSTIIWYTGRAAVNTVTSAEQDSLIQFLDGGGKLIITGQNIGEEISGTTFYGSWLHAQLVNDSISITRCYPDTLDSLGQSMIKIFTVGSAPSQYSRDVIASDGSAHQFLYYDTLLTNCAAIWYNSPFPDYRVIYSGFGLEAINQIPGHMSLTEVLAAFLDWFGILSVEEDQMGRINIPLCTVFPNPVRGLMQIRMGSTVIGEFGSILVYDVAGRLVRTVHEGQLPDAIMWHLKDDIGRQLPSGVYFINLRTKQRGEMLKVVVVD, encoded by the coding sequence ATGAGAAGAGTTATTTTTGTAGTAGCAGCTCTGGTAGGAACGTGTTTTGCAGTTTCCCTTTGGACAGAAGAGGATTTTATCAATGCCGATTCGATCCCGCGTGAATCTCCCGTGCTGCAATCCGCCGTTCATCTAACGCGTGGCGAGTGGCAGCGTTGGAGCTATATCCACGAATTGTGCCAGACCGCAGCGTTTGTAGCCTCAATGCAGGTATCGGATCCGCTGGATCCGGAATTCGGGGGCATAATTGAAGGGGAAGATGCCCTTACTGTGATTGAAACCGACAACACGCAGCAAGCGATCTGGGTGTGGTGTCGTTATTATGAAATAACCGGCGATACCACATATTTCGAGAATATCCGGCGTGCCTGGATCTATGTCATGAATTTCCCCGCCTATCTGGAGGGAAGCGGGGAGAGTATCTTCTACGGCGTCTGGAATTGCGGATTAGGTCTCTTTGCCGAAAGCATGTACAGGAACACTCTTGGTGATACTACTTACCGGGTCTATGCAGACACTTGCGTTGGTTTTATGCTGGCGAATCCTCTTGATTTTACTGGTGTGAGCACATACTATCAGAGGCTGCATCCAAAGGTCCAGTCTCTCGTTGCTGGTATGTTATACCAATACGGTAAAGAGATGAACAATCAAGTCTGGAAAGATACGGCGGTAGCCTACGGTACAAGAGTGAGGCAGTGGATCGAATCGAATCCGGATACCAACATAAACGACGAGGTGTGGGCAATGTCGGGCGGTACTGCAGTGTGGGGAATGTGCCGTTCAATATTCGACGCCGACACGTCGTATGGGATCAGCTGGCTGAGCACGTATCTTCCGTATATGAAGTACTTTCAACCCACCGGAACCTGGAACAATTCCTGGAATATCTGGTACGGCAATGCATACAATCATGCGGCAAGGATCACTCAGAATCTAACGTATGTTGACTATCATCACGCTTTGACCGATAGTCTACTTGTACAAGATTATGACGATGACGGCGGTGTCCCGCCGACAAGGGGTTGGACCCAGTATCAAGATCATACATGGGTATCAAACTACATGGTGTTCATGGGTTTTGAAGGGTTGATGGATTCGATAAGGAATATCGATGCTGGAGTCAACGGTATATACGCGACCGGGCAGGAGCCTTATTTTCTCTCGGATGATACGGTTACGCTGTCGATGCGGATTGCCAACTACGGCTTCCAGCCGTTACAGAACGCATATTTCGCCTTGGTCGGCGCACACGCGGGTGATACGATTATCGATTTAGAGATAGGTGTAGAGGATTCCATTGCAGTCGCTGGCGTATGGGTGCCCGGCGATACTGGGTATTTTGCGTTTAACGCGTATAGCTCGTATCCGAATGATGGCCGGGTCGAGAACGATACATTCCATGCCTCTATATACATAAATCCGTTGAGACAACTCTCTGGCAACATTAGCGATACTCTGAATGGTAATGGGGTATCTGCCAGATTGTACTTCCAATTTGTTGACGCAGCCGGAGCCGAATACTTCGACAGTACATTGAGTGATTCGGTGACTGGACACTTCAGCGTCTATTTGATCGATTCACTCTACCGCGTTATTGTCCAAACCAGGATTCCTTACCCCGAATTGCTAGTCGAGAACGTCTATGTGACTCCGGAATCGATTTCTGTAGTCGATATTGGCACGAGCCCCGCTGACCTGCTAATTGTCAACCGTGACAATGAAGAAAGATATGCGGAATACTACACAGTGTGTCTCGATACGCTGAACACGACCTACAAGATATGGGCGCCTGCCAGTCAAGGGATATTTCCCATCAGCAGGATTGATGAATTCAATACCAGTACGATAATATGGTATACGGGCAGAGCCGCAGTGAATACAGTGACGTCAGCCGAACAGGACAGTTTGATTCAATTCCTTGATGGAGGTGGTAAATTGATCATTACTGGTCAGAATATCGGTGAAGAGATATCCGGTACCACGTTCTACGGAAGCTGGCTTCATGCACAGCTGGTGAACGATTCGATATCTATCACACGCTGCTATCCCGACACACTTGATTCTCTGGGACAATCTATGATAAAGATATTTACGGTCGGCAGCGCGCCGAGCCAGTACTCGCGTGATGTAATTGCATCTGATGGTAGTGCGCATCAGTTCCTTTATTATGATACTCTCCTTACGAATTGCGCGGCGATATGGTATAATTCACCATTCCCTGATTACCGCGTTATATACTCTGGGTTCGGGCTTGAAGCGATTAACCAGATCCCTGGACACATGAGCCTTACCGAAGTACTCGCAGCTTTTCTTGATTGGTTCGGCATATTGTCGGTGGAAGAGGACCAGATGGGTAGAATTAACATCCCTCTTTGTACGGTGTTTCCTAATCCGGTCAGAGGTCTAATGCAAATAAGGATGGGGAGTACTGTTATTGGTGAGTTTGGGTCAATTCTGGTCTATGATGTTGCGGGAAGGTTGGTGAGGACTGTGCATGAAGGACAGTTGCCCGATGCTATTATGTGGCATCTCAAAGATGATATCGGCCGCCAGCTGCCCAGTGGTGTATACTTCATTAACTTGAGGACGAAACAGCGAGGTGAGATGCTAAAGGTCGTTGTTGTTGATTAA
- a CDS encoding 4Fe-4S dicluster domain-containing protein — translation MTKEFVVHKDDFNEFLTLLIKVYTVFGPTGDDGSNGIKRIERPEQFKLHHGTSHFSFKHFFLPQTEKLFSFDLASNKVDAPSEEQGDDKYSILIGLRPCDAKAVELLDQVFIERDPKDIFYAKRRNKTRIVSFACREPRSTCFCGSVGCGPDSEAGADVVIYELKDRYVMKAITGGGDELLNSANIYLNAVSKEDLAEKEKTMIEAKNHLVNVFTSDGLDGKISDFDASYWKRICQKCLGCGICTYFCPTCHCFDIIDEVDGSKGRRIRSWDSCMYPLFTLHASGHNPRPTRKERMRQRIMHKFVYSMEQYGRRFCVGCGRCVTHCPVNLDLRFVIKEIVEAK, via the coding sequence ATGACTAAAGAATTTGTTGTCCATAAAGATGATTTCAACGAATTCCTGACGCTGTTGATTAAAGTATATACTGTATTTGGCCCAACAGGTGATGATGGTTCTAATGGGATCAAGAGGATTGAAAGACCAGAGCAGTTCAAGTTGCATCATGGCACGAGTCATTTTTCGTTCAAGCATTTCTTCTTGCCGCAGACCGAGAAGCTGTTTTCCTTTGATCTGGCATCTAATAAGGTTGATGCCCCAAGCGAAGAGCAAGGTGATGACAAATATTCTATCCTTATCGGTTTGAGGCCATGCGATGCAAAGGCCGTTGAACTTCTTGACCAAGTTTTTATTGAGCGTGATCCAAAAGATATTTTCTATGCAAAGCGAAGGAATAAAACCAGGATCGTGTCGTTTGCCTGCCGCGAGCCTCGTTCAACTTGTTTCTGCGGATCAGTAGGATGCGGGCCGGATTCTGAAGCTGGCGCCGACGTGGTAATATACGAGCTGAAAGACCGTTACGTTATGAAAGCGATTACCGGGGGAGGCGACGAGTTGTTGAACAGCGCCAACATATATTTGAACGCCGTTTCGAAGGAAGACCTTGCTGAAAAAGAGAAGACGATGATTGAGGCTAAGAACCACTTGGTGAACGTCTTCACGAGCGATGGTTTGGATGGGAAAATTAGCGATTTCGATGCCTCCTACTGGAAACGGATTTGTCAGAAATGCCTCGGTTGTGGTATTTGTACTTACTTCTGCCCGACTTGTCACTGTTTCGACATCATTGACGAAGTGGATGGTTCCAAAGGAAGACGAATACGCTCATGGGATTCATGTATGTATCCGCTCTTCACCTTGCATGCATCAGGGCATAACCCCCGACCCACTCGCAAGGAAAGAATGAGACAGCGAATCATGCATAAATTTGTCTATAGCATGGAACAGTACGGGAGAAGATTCTGTGTTGGATGCGGCCGGTGCGTTACTCATTGTCCAGTCAATCTCGATTTGCGCTTCGTCATCAAGGAAATCGTGGAGGCAAAATGA